The Pyrenophora tritici-repentis strain M4 chromosome 9, whole genome shotgun sequence sequence acttctgcctatcaagccaattaagaagcccttctcatccatattgtatatatctcgagcctctaggtgatattcggtgatctttcgatgcagcagctcgaagtagagtctatactttgactcagaatcagccaggtggcgcgtacgatccatggcgctggtccactttgagatgagatggatctcgtgtcggttgatgaagcgagtaacccagctctcgctgagctgctgatgggctacttctgatgagaaattcctgatcatctctcgtgtaggaggaatgcctcgctttgtgagcttttcgatatatctcacaagctctagctcttgttgtgggttgagtttctgctggttgaagttcttgtctctttctgagcttgtctggccctggtgccttcgggtcaacgtagatctcacaacaccatgcttagcagcaattttagtatacgagaactgttctcctggctctagattttcaatatcttcaatcgcagcttgaattgggtccatattggtggagttaacgtgtgttgaaggtgaaggggtttgacgtgttttggtgttccccgcgcatcacgcgaatccgcgcatcacgcgcacggacacgttatAGTTGTCAATGTCCGCGTCAAAGTCAAAGCTAGACTGCGCTTCAGCCTCTAGTCCGTCAAATACATAACCACTACCTTGCTCCGGGAGAGAGACTTCATGGTGTGGAAATGAAGAGGGATCTAGTGCTGGCGGTGGATCTTGGATATAGAAGCATTGATCCGGTTTGGTTGTAGCTGTGTCTTCTTGGACTACAGCTTTGACGTCGTGTTTAGGCCAAGCAACACTGCTCGTACGGTGTATGGACTGTGTGACTGGATCCCACATAAGGTAGATCCGTGATCCTTCTCGACCGACGAAGTACATCTTGACCGATCGTGGTTCGAACTTGGCGCTCTGAACTCGTCGCTGTACTGGTTGATGGACGTACCCAGCTTCTCCGAAGGTGCGGAAGGAGCATAGGTTAGGCACAGGGTTTGCAACCTTCATGTGCTCAAATAGCAGCTGTCTTGGTGTCTTACTGTCTAGTACAGCAGAGCTGACGCTATGGTTAAGGACGTCGATAGAGTACTGGGCTGCGTATGGCCAGTATGACTTAGATATGTGAGGCGCCGCCAAAATCATTGTGCGTGCTCGGACCTCCACTACGTAGTTGCTGGCTTCAGCGACTCCATTCTGGTGGGGTGTATAGGCGGTGGAAGGCTCGGAGATGATGCCTTTGTCCTTGAAGTAACGCCCAGTCGTCTGGTTGAGGAACATGTTGTCGTTGTCCATGTGAACGATCGACACTCGAAcgtggtgttgagtttccATCTTGTCCAGGTGTTGTATAAGCTTAGATGTGATTGCTGCTTTGCAGTCTGTGAAATCAATCCAGCGGTATCGTGAGTAGTCGTCGGTGTACAGTATCCAGTAGCGCTCACCGTTGACACCTTCGGGCGTCACTGGTCCAACGATATCGATATGAATACGATGGAGGAACGTGGTTGAGCGGGCTGGAGACCGTCGTGAGATCTGCTTCTTCGATTTGGATAACATGCAGGCCTCGCATGAGAATGCCTGTGTTGTAGTGAGACGTAGGCCGGTGGTGTTGGCGACAAGAAGCTTAAGAGCTTTGGGGTCGGCATGGCCAAACAGCTCATGGAGCTCTTGGAGAGTAATCTCGCGATAGGGAGCGAGTACACCTGTTGGGTTGGTGGTTGCGGCGGTTGCAAAGGCAAACGCGCGAGCTGCCTCAAGCTCTGTGTTGGCGAGGAGGAGCGTAGGGATCTTGTCGATCTCAGGTGTGAAGGCGATCTCTTGTTGTGATGGCATGAGGTACAGCTTGCTGTCCCAGCCGTGGTAATAGAGATTTTTCGCTCGTAGTTTAGAGTGGGAGAGGACTGATACAAACATGTCCGGAGCGTATAGCACGTTAGTGAAGGAGACCTTGTTGAGTACACCTTCTGACGTGACGACAGTGATCTGAATGGTACCTACCTGCTTAGCAGTAATAGGTCCGGCTCCAGTATTAATTGTAGCAGGAGCAGTGTCGTGTAGAATTTGGAACTTGCTGCGATCATTGCAGATGTGATCGCTGCTTCCAGTATCGATAATGAATCGTTGTTTGAAGTTAGAGGTCTCCTTGGTGAGACTCTGTACCTTCTCTGACAAATGAACCGTTGTAAAGGCAAAGCCTTCAGCATTAATAGCTGCGGCGTTGGTGCTAGTAGGCTGTTGTTTGCCTTGTTGTTGAGCTTGGCGCTGACGCCAGGCTTCAGTGGCGAGGTGAGGAAAGGTGTACCAGCAGTTATCACCTCCTCCAGTATGGTTGCAGTCGCAGTGCTTGCAGTATGGGGAGGTATTTGTAGGTCTCTGAGTCGCACCCTCAGAACCTCTACCTCGTCCGCGCTGGGCTCGCCCATTGCCTCGATTGCCGCGGCCACGGGTGGCGCTTCTGTTGGCGTCGTTGTTATCACCAAGAGGCTGACTGCGGTTGTTGTCACCCCCAGAAGCTCGGATAGACGTGTTAATGGTCTTGATTGGGTCGTCGCGGCGGGCCTCGTCAATGAGCTCGCTGCACATGCGATCGACGTTCAGAGTAACGTTGCGGCGCAGATCAGCGCGGCGATCGCGTCCGTAGTCCGGGTAGGCGTTGTTGATAGCAAGAATGAACTGATACACTCGAGCTTTGTTAGATAGCTTACAGTCTGCGATGACGTCAAGCTTTGCAAGTCCTGCTTTAAACTTGTCGGTGAAGTTGGCTGTAGAGGGGCAGTCTTGAGCTCTCAGCTTGAAAAAATCTGCCCAGATAGTACACTCTTCAGTGACGCCTTGTTCACGATAACGAGCTGTAATAGCTTCGTACTTCTGCCTCACTGTGGGCAGGTTCATGACGTTGTCCCATACTGATCTTGGTACTGTATTGAGTATAGCCAAGGTGAGAGACGATTCTCGGGAGTTGTAAATACGATAGAGCTCATAGTCTTTGTCGTACTGTGTAGTAACTTCTTTGTTGTGGGCTCGTACGCGTTGCTGAGCGTCAAGCAGAAGTTGTGGCGTGTTGAATGCCGATGACGTAGTTGTCGGTTCAGTTTGATAGTGAGGTGTTTCTGGGTATGTGACCATGTAGCTGCCGTCGAGTAGACCTCCGATAGAGTGAATATTTGCGTACAGCTTCAATGCTGCTTCCCAGTGGTAAGCGTTGCTACCATCTGCTTGTAGCTTTGGGATCGCGTCCATCGCTGTGGATGGCGCCATCGTGACTttatcgtcgtcgtcgtcgcgcgAGTGACTGATGTTGTGTTCAACTGATCGGTTCTGCTGCTGCGGAAATCGCACCTCTAGAGCACTTTATCGTGATAGAGGAGGGCTCATAAcctgatgaaggtggagaaaacgtgcgtgaacttgttgtattggagctacgggagaagggagaatatctatggtgcgcgcacggagcagctgactaatcagtgcctggccaatcagagcacgggaagcctgattcaccgtgaatactagtgaaggctctcaccgcgtctcgacaatTAGGATAGGTTTGTGTACAGTAGTGCTTGTAGTGCGGTTGTTGCTGTGCAGTACAGCCATAGGTACGGAAAGAAGGGTTACCGTCGAAACGTAGTTGGATGTGCTGATGCACAATACCCACGTACCTAGGTAGTACAGAAGGTATTCAATAAGTAGGAGGGGTAGGACACGTACCAAGAGGCGGACAGTGGACAAATTTCACCAGCACGGGCGTATGAACGAATACACCAGAAATGTGTAAAGGTCCAATCTCATGGGAAACGAGAGGGTCCCAGTATGGCAATCAGAAATTTGGTATGGAGATTAGCGCACAGGTCTTGTTCATGCTTCCTTCTCGTAGTCTAGTCCTGCGGAGCATGATAGAGTCACAAGGTTATCTAGGGTAGAGACGAAGTCGTTCCTTAGGAAAGTGTTTCGTGGCAGACCACATTGCTTCAGTGGTTTGCATACAGTGTATGTTACTTTTGAACAGTCAGTTACGGTTGATCAAGATGTCCTGGCACTTGAGTAGTCAATATCCATATAATTTTGGATATTATCTTGTCCAAGCCAGACCAAGGTGTATCCAAATTGCCCCTCAATCTACTACTtgcagagatgtcaacaagcaagtcaagctggcttgattcttatcgattgcagatcacagaccattctctgggacgtgccactgtgcacgagcctctatattgtctgtgatctgcaatcgataagaatcaagccagcttgacttgcttgttgacatctctgaCTACTTGAGACGTGGTCGACTAAGCTTATATCTAAAACAACCAGACACACTTGGTACTCCACAACCCTTCTAGTAGAAAATTCTAGAATGGCCTCGTGTTCTACGCGGCATATGTCTTTTGGGACCGAATGTAGCTCCCGGGTGGCATTTTACGCTAGCTATCCGAACCACACAACATTCTCCATGCCTGATTAAATTTTCACAAAAAGAAGAGAGGAGAAAACGACCATCGATGAAGTCGAGGAGAAGAGCGAGTAGAGGTGATATATAATAGCTATTTCTGGCGTTGCACAACAGTAGGTATCCTACTATAGTGAAGGGGGTATTTAATTTTTTGCGGACTTGTCGAAGATGTATGTGGTAAACATGAGCAATAATGTGTACATGAAGAATAGGAGCCTGGCACACCCATCCATTCGCAAGATTCCAAGAAAGAGGAAGAAGCTGTGGTAGCAATGAACCAGTTCTTCCATGTGTCCTCAACATCCATAGTTACCCTGTTACTGTGAAAGACCCACGTGTACCGTAGTTCATCAAGAACACTACCATATAAAACGCGGCATTGTGAGCTAATAGCGAAGAAAGTTCAAAATTCAGTGGACTCATAATGAGTAAGTTTACAGTCGCGGAGTCATCGTTATGTCGCAAACGATAATCCGATGCGATTATGATAAAAGACCCAAACCAAAATGCAAGAGACCAGAGGAACTTCAAGTACACTTCATTTTCCCGTGCAATGCCGTCGTAGAGGCAAAGACTGATAGCTAGTCGCGCAAACATGCATCCATATTGTCCTGCTGCAGCAACAATCTCCTATCCGTATGTGATTGCCGGGTTTGTCCGTAGGCCAGTAGACGGATACATGATTGCGAAAATCGAATCTTGCAACGTGGGAGATCTGTGTGGGTATTGCGGATTGTGTGGCTTTTGTAGTGTCACTTCTCAAAGTTTGTTACCGTACGTGACACCTGCATACTAACGACTGCCGAAAATGTGACAGGATCGGTAGATAGAGATACGGGCGCGATGCGAGTTGTACGAATTTCAATACTTCAAGTGCCCGGATGGAAGGTCGATGGAAGGTGTGACGGTGTACTCCAATTTCTCCGAAGATGTTTGGTGAAGGTCGTATTCCGGTAGCTACCGTTCATGCACTACCGCCCGAAGGGGTGGCGCGGATGTATCATCGATTGTTATGGAACGGTTCACCTCCTCCCGAGCAATCGAACTTTCCATCTCCCGAACACAGGACGCTTACTCGACGTCACACTAACGCATGCAACAGCTGTCATGCTGCTTTCCTTTCTTTTCCCGACTCAACCCGTCAATCAAACATGGAGATTGCGACGCGACGAACAAGCAAATCTGGACCCGCCCTTTTCCCGTTCATCATCATAACGGCTTTTTGGTCTTTTCCATGCTCTTCGTACCCGCAATTACGAGGTCCATGTAGTCTTTTAACCTGGCCAAGGCCGAATATGAAGCATTAATTGCGAGACTATACCAAAGAAGTAATCAATAAGTAAGCAGAAAGCGCGTAATCATGGGGTGGCCATTTCGTGGACGCGTCCATCTCGGCCTCATTTGCCAGCGCGCCTCGTCTACATCTCAAAGCACGACGTACCCTCATCGAATCGGCCAAATACCCAACACCCAAGAAACCCAAAAGCAGAAGGTTGGAGCCAGAGGGCTACCGCGCAAAGACTATGGGAGCCACAGTGCCAGGGAAGCATCCGTGTCTCGGTGCGTGCGCGACCGTTTTAGCGGCCTTGACCCCGCCGAGTGATAAACCACGCTAATACGGGCTGTTCTTCGGCGCCGGTCGTGATGAAGTTTGTACGGCAGACGGGCGTGTTTGTTCCTTGGTAGCGCTAAATTCTTACCTAAGTCTGCACTTGCGGTACGGCGTTTTGGCTGCAAGGGATGAAATCAGGAGGCGACAACGAAGCTCGTCGCCATGCAAACGCACATTGCTTTTCTGCGCTGTGATGTTGATGCGTAGTCCAAGTTCGGCTGAGATAAGTCAGCCAGCTAGGCCTAGCACGGCCACGGCTCCCTAATAGCTCCAAACCTGAGACACCCTGCGCTTCACCAAAAAGGCCCAAAGGCAGGTACCGCAGCTCCTCGAAGCCACATCCTAGCCGTCGATCCGCTGCCCCAGCATCAGAAGGTCTCCACTTATGCACCGACGACTCTCAGTCGCCGCCAGTG is a genomic window containing:
- a CDS encoding rve domain containing protein, coding for MAPSTAMDAIPKLQADGSNAYHWEAALKLYANIHSIGGLLDGSYMVTYPETPHYQTEPTTTSSAFNTPQLLLDAQQRVRAHNKEVTTQYDKDYELYRIYNSRESSLTLAILNTVPRSVWDNVMNLPTVRQKYEAITARYREQGVTEECTIWADFFKLRAQDCPSTANFTDKFKAGLAKLDVIADCKLSNKARVYQFILAINNAYPDYGRDRRADLRRNVTLNVDRMCSELIDEARRDDPIKTINTSIRASGGDNNRSQPLGDNNDANRSATRGRGNRGNGRAQRGRGRGSEGATQRPTNTSPYCKHCDCNHTGGGDNCWYTFPHLATEAWRQRQAQQQGKQQPTSTNAAAINAEGFAFTTVHLSEKVQSLTKETSNFKQRFIIDTGSSDHICNDRSKFQILHDTAPATINTGAGPITAKQVGTIQITVVTSEGVLNKVSFTNVLYAPDMFVSVLSHSKLRAKNLYYHGWDSKLYLMPSQQEIAFTPEIDKIPTLLLANTELEAARAFAFATAATTNPTGVLAPYREITLQELHELFGHADPKALKLLVANTTGLRLTTTQAFSCEACMLSKSKKQISRRSPARSTTFLHRIHIDIVGPVTPEGVNGERYWILYTDDYSRYRWIDFTDCKAAITSKLIQHLDKMETQHHVRVSIVHMDNDNMFLNQTTGRYFKDKGIISEPSTAYTPHQNGVAEASNYVVEVRARTMILAAPHISKSYWPYAAQYSIDVLNHSVSSAVLDSKTPRQLLFEHMKVANPVPNLCSFRTFGEAGYVHQPVQRRVQSAKFEPRSVKMYFVGREGSRIYLMWDPVTQSIHRTSSVAWPKHDVKAVVQEDTATTKPDQCFYIQDPPPALDPSSFPHHEVSLPEQGSGYVFDGLEAEAQSSFDFDADIDNYNVSVRVMRGFA